A genomic window from Terrisporobacter glycolicus ATCC 14880 = DSM 1288 includes:
- a CDS encoding heavy-metal-associated domain-containing protein, whose amino-acid sequence MSKKLLIEGMKCKHCKQNLKEALTEDIDGVEVLDISIEEGYALVNMNQDVHINDIKNIVEDLGFKLIDVK is encoded by the coding sequence ATGAGCAAAAAGCTTTTAATTGAAGGTATGAAATGTAAACATTGTAAACAAAATCTAAAAGAAGCACTTACAGAAGATATTGATGGTGTAGAAGTTTTAGATATAAGCATAGAGGAAGGATATGCACTTGTTAATATGAATCAAGATGTACATATTAATGATATAAAAAATATTGTAGAAGATTTAGGATTTAAACTAATTGATGTTAAATAA